From Oreochromis aureus strain Israel breed Guangdong linkage group 4, ZZ_aureus, whole genome shotgun sequence, a single genomic window includes:
- the tex2 gene encoding testis-expressed protein 2, producing the protein MMSSQGGSSRASGQHADTPPPRHTPGPKLQVQRSHSRDTITIHFSALGKEEDDEEEELFGIPAGSVKDKSVLDGAGGLQGPASAADDRCVATGLEAKEELLFESAGADTPSGPAVLPVLSTTLSVQPSDPQPHTHSPALTINPTSTLSSNPPASSSWPSERLPVNPSPASSSSSSPCKSAALSSSKPFLSLVRSLSNDVESRETVPPLSTVAPTHARHRHLMKSFVKSLSTDTSKADHSEGPLQHQQIQPSHRPPPRNMQLFKQFSQPRLSSSPVIVTQAGGDSKTAPSSPIMSPDGRSFFKVQEVEAKIEDTKRRLSEVMSDPLQLFSKIMGDESGTGSAGSAAYRAKSLSSSASELSGVTAVNGHGEGGNNYSIKEEEGAEGEDEEETPTAKGPESCFFSFPSLAPALTQASSSALHKSPSLTLGRCSMSALVARQEDEDFCELYSEDFELCTDTETPDGDRSGSRQPHTGSTGLCSELDPEEERAEEEAETLPVTGLIILTQLVYWYLVLPVPPCVCSVVHGIIAGFALALLVLWLSSPQPSSSASRKRRRRIEQWNVAQLDIKEPGIFKGWMNEIHSYDPETYHATLTHSVYVRLEGSVLRLSKPNRNISRRATHNEPKPDVTYISQKIYDLTDSKIYLMPQSLARKRVWNKKYPICIELAKQDDFMSKAQGERPEVGEEKSTVQSEKVDKTDKGEKAEGSASAEEPKKPTFGGGDLTIYLFGRTGREKEEWFRRFLLASRMKSEGRGGSLPSICKNAFLPSHSRSSSIQSVGGLEADSRSSSRGSLEELSQSRHRETTAALSCGSTAGLKQKMLLDYNVYMAKYVSPQVPPRSPTATDSAGNSPDSSPQTTKKLRRSSEETAEPEAWVNAFLGRIFWDFLGEKYWANVVSKKIQMKLSKIRLPYVMNELTLTELDMGFSIPKILRASKPSVDHQGLWFDLEVSYAGSFLMTLETKMNLARLGKEGEGLGEHGKDWSRPRTYCLADSDEESSSAGSSDEEDPPELLSDKPVLPGGEGYVGGHRPSKIMRFVDKIAKSKYFQKATETEFIKKKMEEVSNTPLLLTVEVQECRGTLAVNIPPPPTDRIWYGFRSPPHLELKARPKLGEREVTLVHITEWIEKKLDQEFQKIFVMPNMDDVWLPIMHSAMDARSNANLFTVTNDALKDPEPESDVSDM; encoded by the exons ATGATGAGCAGTCAGGGCGGCAGCAGTAGGGCAAGTGGCCAGCATGCTGACACTCctccccctcgtcacacccccgGACCCAAGCTGCAGGTGCAGCGTTCCCACTCTCGCGACACCATCACCATACACTTCTCTGCTCTGGGGAAAGAGGAAGacgatgaggaagaggagctcTTTGGGATACCTGCTGGATCTGTTAAAGACAAGTCTGTCCTCGATGGTGCAGGGGGGCTTCAAGGTCCAGCTTCAGCAGCTGATGACCGGTGTGTCGCTACAGGCTTGGAAGCAAAAGAGGAACTGCTGTTTGAATCTGCTGGTGCAGACACCCCCTCGGGACCTGCTGTTCTCCCAGTTTTATCTACCACCTTATCTGTGCAGCCCTCAGACcctcagccacacacacactctcctgCTTTGACTATTAATCCCACATCCACCCTCTCCTCCAATCCTCCTGCCAGCTCTTCCTGGCCATCTGAACGGCTCCCGGTCAATCCCTCGCCCGCAAGCTCCAGCTCCTCTTCACCATGCAAGTCTGCAGCACTGTCATCCTCCAAGCCTTTTCTTAGTCTGGTCAGGTCTTTGTCCAATGATGTTGAGTCTCGAGAAACTGTCCCTCCACTTTCCACCGTAGCACCAACCCACGCCCGTCATCGACACTTAATGAAGTCTTTTGTTAAGTCTCTGTCCACGGACACTTCCAAGGCTGACCATTCAGAAGGGCCTCTTCAGCATCAGCAAATACAGCCATCCCATCGGCCTCCACCTCGCAACATGCAACTCTTCAAACAGTTCTCCCAACCCCGTTTATCCTCCAGTCCCGTCATCGTCACTCAAGCAggtggagactctaaaacagccccctcctcccccatcatGTCTCCAGATGGTAGGTCCTTCTTCAAAGTCCAAGAGGTGGAGGCCAAGATAGAGGATACCAAGCGGCGGCTATCGGAAGTGATGTCAGACCCTCTGCAGCTTTTTAGTAAGATCATGGGGGATGAGTCTGGTACGGGGTCTGCTGGAAGTGCTGCTTATCGTGCCAAATCGCTGTCCTCCAGCGCGTCGGAGCTCAGCGGAGTAACGGCGGTAAATGGACACGGAGAAGGTGGCAACAACTACAGCATCAAAGAGGAGGAAGGGGCAGAAGGAGAAGACGAGGAAGAAACCCCCACAGCTAAGGGCCCAGAGtcatgttttttctctttcccatcaCTCGCGCCAGCCCTCACCCAGGCCTCATCTTCTGCCCTCCACAaatctccctctctcactctgGGCCGCTGTTCAATGTCAGCCCTGGTAGCTCGACAGGAAGACGAGGACTTCTGTGAGCTGTACAGCGAAGACTTTGAGTTATgtactgacacagagacaccAGACGGTGATCGTTCTGGGTCCCGGCAACCCCATACTGGTAGCACTGGTTTGTGCAGTGAGCTTGATCCAGAGGAAGAGAGAGCCGAAGAGGAGGCCGAGACCTTACCCGTGACTGGCCTCATTATTTTAACACAGTTGGTGTATTGGTATTTGGTCCTTCCTGTGCCACCCTGTGTATGCTCAGTAGTGCACGGGATAATAGCGGGGTTCGCGTTGGCCTTGCTTGTGCTTTGGCTGTCATCCCCTCAGCCCTCCTCATCAGCGAGCAGAAAAAGGAGGCGAAGGATAGAGCAGTGGAATGTGGCCCAGCTGGATATCAAGGAACCAGGAATATTCAAG GGCTGGATGAATGAGATCCACAGCTATGACCCGGAGACGTACCACGCCACCCTGACCCACTCTGTTTACGTCCGTCTAGAGGGCTCCGTCCTGCGTCTGTCCAAGCCCAACCGGAACATCTCCCGCCGTGCCACACACAATGAGCCTAAGCCTGACGTCACTTACATCAGCCAGAAGATCTACGACCTGACTGACAGCAAG ATATACCTGATGCCTCAGAGCCTGGCTAGGAAGAGAGTTTGGAACAAGAAATACCCCATTTGCATTGAGCTGGCCAAGCAGGATGACTTCATGTCCAAGGCCCAGGGAGAGAGGCCTGAAGTTGGGGAAGAAAAATCGACAGTTCAGAGTGAGAAGGTGGATAAAACGGACAAGGGCGAGAAGGCAGAAGGATCAGCGTCAGCAGAGGAACCCAAAAAACCAACCTTTGGAGGCGGGGATCTGACTATCTACCTTTTCGGGAGGACGGGTCGGGAAAAGGAAGAGTGGTTCCGTAGATTTCTTCTAGCATCCCGAATGAAGTCAGAGGGAAGAGGTGGCAGTCTGCCTAGCATCTGCAAGAATG CCTTCTTACCCTCCCACAGTCGCAGTAGCAGCATTCAATCTGTCGGAGGCCTGGAGGCtgacagcaggagcagcagccgGGGAAGCCTGGAGGAGCTGTCTCAGTCTCGTCACAGAGAGACCACCGCCGCTCTCTCCTGTGGCTCTACTGCAGGCTTGAAGCAGAAGATGCTGTTGGACTATAATGTCTACATGGCCAAATACGTGAGTCCCCAGGTGCCGCCTAGAAGCCCGACTGCCACTGACAGCGCTGGGAACAGCCCGGATAGCAGCCCCCAGACTACCAAAAAG CTGCGTAGgagttcagaggagactgcggAGCCTGAGGCCTGGGTAAATGCATTTCTCGGAAGGATATTCTGGGACTTCCTGGGAGAGAAATATTGGGCCAATGTAGTCTCCAAAAAGATCCAAATGAAGCTCAGTAAGATCAGG CTGCCATATGTTATGAATGAACTGACTCTGACAGAGCTAGACATGGGCTTCTCCATTCCTAAGATCCTCCGTGCCTCCAAACCTTCAGTGGACCACCAAG gttTGTGGTTTGATCTGGAGGTCTCCTACGCGGGCTCTTTCCTCATGACGCTGGAGACCAAGATGAACTTGGCCCGTTTGGGAAAGGAGGGCGAGGGCCTTGGAGAACATGGGAAAGATTG GTCAAGGCCACGGACATACTGCCTGGCAGACAGTGACGAGGAATCGTCTAGTGCCGGCTCATCGGACGAGGAGGATCCTCCAGAGCTCCTCAGTGACAAACCTGTTCTGCCTGGAGGAGAGGG CTATGTGGGAGGCCACAGACCCAGCAAGATCATGCGCTTTGTGGACAAGATAGCCAAGTCGAAGTACTTCcagaaagccacagagacgGAGTTCATCAAGAAGAAGATGGAGGAAGTATCCAACACGCCCTTGTTGCTCACCGTAGAGGTGCAAGAGTGCCGCGGGACTCTGGCTGTCAACATCCCACCTCCCCCCACGGACAGGATATG GTATGGTTTTCGGAGTCCGCCTCACCTGGAGCTCAAAGCACGGCCCAAACTGGGTGAAAGGGAGGTGACGCTAGTGCATATAACAGAGTGGATTGAGAAGAAGCTGGATCAGGAGTTCCAG AAAATATTTGTGATGCCAAATATGGATGATGTGTGGCTACCCATAATGCACTCTGCCATGGATGCGCGTTCAAATGCCAACTTGTTTACTGTGACAAATGATGCCTTGAAGGATCCAGAACCCGAATCTGATGTCTCTGACATGTGA